Proteins encoded in a region of the Benincasa hispida cultivar B227 chromosome 2, ASM972705v1, whole genome shotgun sequence genome:
- the LOC120071167 gene encoding uncharacterized protein LOC120071167 has product MCPLRFILIFLSATLAGFFLLRNLKSPPQDFVAGDNSDDNSKELNSDSSSSSEVLVIVLHRNLAFPFSLFVSEWNDCGMFEQVSSGFWTVVDMASGRYLWRHLFPSSKKPSD; this is encoded by the coding sequence ATGTGTCCGCTGAGATTTATTCTCATATTTCTCTCAGCGACACTTGCCGGCTTCTTCCTTCTCCGTAACCTCAAATCTCCTCCTCAAGATTTCGTGGCCGGCGATAATTCCGACGATAACTCCAAGGAATTGAACTCCGATTCGTCGTCCTCCTCCGAGGTTCTTGTAATTGTTCTTCATCGGAATCTtgcatttcctttttctttgtttgtgtCTGAATGGAACGATTGTGGTATGTTTGAACAGGTGTCTTCGGGGTTCTGGACGGTGGTGGACATGGCCAGCGGCCGCTACTTGTGGAGGCATTTGTTTCCGTCGTCCAAGAAGCCTTCCGATTGA
- the LOC120071244 gene encoding uncharacterized protein LOC120071244 translates to MSEEPSSGLRLKKKLKLAVGKSKSSKNFDRSTGDSVEKAARRGKLKPATDNVKRHRIYGGRNSDMKVNSFTDVMKFKRKSLSRRRQDDEVVGMPTVLASKTSNQSLKKQDNGVRSSKVFYDKRKSRGEKDHNVEYVRKTHSKNTKDSSKTLDSTEKKSWRVTHSDPAKKRDSKKRSENGDPELLIDQHQPKRRKLVIHRGPYDPSNKRLDDGIITDENAGQEKANSEKKDEISKNAQFRAIQPSKSIISFVEENFLGRRRMIEIKRAGYNTDLTAPLDNIPFSNSAERERIEENIFRNKLTFFAAAKASSSFPPPDVPEIAFAGRSNVGKSSLLNALTRQWGVVRTSDKPGLTQTINFFNLGSKLSLVDLPGYGFAYAKEEVKDAWEELVKEYVSTRVGLRRVCLLVDTKWGMKPRDQELINLMERSQTKYQIVLTKTDVVFPMDVARRAMQIEERLKANKSIVQPLMMVSSKSGAGIRSLRTVLAKIARFAKV, encoded by the exons ATGTCCGAAGAGCCCAGCTCCGGGCTTAGGCTCAAGAAGAAACTCAAACTTGCAGTTGGAAAATCCAAGAGTTCGAAGAACTTTGATAGAAGCACAGGAGATAGTGTTGAAAAAGCTGCTCGGAGGGGGAAACTGAAGCCTGCAACTGATAATGTTAAAAGACACAGAATATATGGTGGCCGAAATAGTGATATGAAGGTCAATTCATTCACTGATGTTATGAAATTCAAGAGGAAATCTCTTTCGAGAAGACGACAGGATGATGAAGTTGTTGGAATGCCTACAGTTTTGGCTTCTAAGACTTCAAACCAGTCTCTTAAAAAGCAAGATAATGGGGTAAGAAGTTCGAAAGTATTCTATGATAAAAGGAAGAGTAGAGGGGAAAAAGACCACAATGTGGAATATGTAAGGAAGACACATTCCAAAAACACCAAGGATTCGAGCAAGACATTGGATTCTACTGAGAAAAAATCATGGCGTGTAACTCATTCAGATCCTGCCAAGAAAAGAGATTCCAAGAAAAGGAGTGAAAATGGTGATCCAGAGCTCCTAATTGATCAACATCAACCAAAAAGGAGGAAGTTGGTAATTCATAGAGGTCCATACGATCCCTCTAATAAGCGGCTGGATGATGGGATAATAACTGATG AAAATGCCGGGCAGGAGAAAGCAAACTCAGAGAAAAAAGATGAGATATCAAAAAATGCTCAGTTTCGAGCCATACAACCTAGTAAATCCATCATTTCATTCGTAGAAGAGAAT TTTTTGGGCCGTAGGCGCATGATTGAGATTAAAAGAGCAGGCTACAACACCGATCTCACTGCCCCTTTGGATAATATCCCCTTTTCTAACAGTGCTGAGAGAGAAAGAATTGAAGAAAAT ATATTCAGGAATAAGTTGACCTTCTTTGCTGCTGCAAAAGCTTCATCATCTTTTCCACCTCCTGATGTGCCAGAGATTGCATTTGCTG GAAGATCAAATGTTGGAAAGTCATCACTGCTTAATGCCCTTACAAGACAATGGGGTGTTGTACGGACATCTGACAAACCTGGTCTTACTCAG accatcaatttttttaatctgGGATCAAAGCTATCTTTGGTGGATTTACCTGGATATGGCTTTGCTTATGCAAAAGAGGAAGTTAAGGATGCTTGGGAGGAGTTG GTAAAAGAGTATGTTTCAACAAGAGTTGGTCTTAGACGGGTATGCTTACTTGTTGATACAAAATGGGGGATGAAACCAAGGGATCAAGAGCTCATTAATTTGATGGAAAG ATCTCAAACGAAATACCAAATTGTATTGACAAAGACTGATGTGGTCTTCCCAATGGATGTAGCACGTAGAGCAATGCAAATTGAAGAG AGACTCAAGGCAAACAAGTCAATTGTCCAACCTCTG ATGATGGTTAGTTCAAAATCAGGAGCTGGCATCCGTAGTTTAAGAACGGTTTTGGCTAAAATCGCTCGGTTTGCTAAAGTCTAG